AGGCCGTCTTGCCGGCATCGGCCGAAAGCTGCTCCTTGAACTCGGCATAATCGTTGGGATCGGTCAGAATTGTCACATAGGCGTGGTTCTTGGCCGATGCCCGGATCATCGCCGGACCGCCAATATCGATATTCTCGACGGTCGTTGGATAATCGCCGCCGGCCGCGCGCACCTCTTCGAAGGGATAGAGATTGATGACGGCCAGATCGATGCCCTCTATGCCGTGCTTCTTCATCGCTTCCTGGTGCTCGTTGTCGTCGCGGATCGCCAGCAGGCCGCCATGCACGGTCGGGTGCAACGTCTTGACGCGGCCATCCATGATCTCTGGAAAACCGGTGATGTCGGAGACATCGGTGACGGCGAGGCCGGCGGCAGCGATCGCCTTATAGGTACCTCCGGTCGACAGCAGACGCACGCCTCTTTCGGACAATGCCTGGGCGAGCTCGACGATGCCGGTCTTGTCGAAAACGGAGAGGAGCGCGGTCTTGATTTCGACCTTGTCCGGGGCGGGGATCTTTTTGGAAATGACTGCCATGAACCTTCTCCGTTCGGGCTTCGGGAGATATCCGCTAGAGCATGAGGCCGAAAAGTGTGAGCGGCTTTTTCGGACGAGATCCTGCCTTAGGGACGTTATCTTGCTGTCGCCGCGTTAGCACAGCTTTGACACCACGCAAACAGCGCTGATGCTCTGTCTTTCGATTTAGTCCCGGATTGGAATTTGGCGAGCCGGCAAATCCCGTCTAGGCTTTACGGGAGAGAAACCAGCGGATCTCCGTCTTCTCGGCCAGATCGAAATCGATCTCGATCTGGTCCGAGCCGCAAATGCCGGAGCTATCGGCAAAGAAGATGTCCTCGGAAATCAGCACTTCGTTGCCGGGCGCGGAGAACAGCCAGCTTTCGCCGTCCGGCGCCGTCAGCAGCACGGATTCTCCATCGCTCTGCTGCAGAACAATGGATGGATGAATATGAAAACGGGCGACAGCCTTCGGAGGCTCGTCAGTTCCGTACCCTTCACGCCGGATGAGCCGGTCGTGGCCTGTCACCATCGAACCTGCGGCATTGAGCGTCAGCTCACGCTCGTGCAGCACGCCGAACGGCCTGAGATAACCGTCATGGCTGAGCTTGATGCTGTCGCGCCCATCGTCCGTTTCGACACGTTCGACGCTGACGGTTTTCACCGGCTCGGTGATCGCGTGATCGAGGAAAGGCGAGTGTGAAAAACGGCTGGATGAGGTGTCGTTGAGGATCACGGTCGAATGCGCCGCTGTCGTGCGCGCCATCTGCACATAACGGTGTCCGGCAAATTTCGGCGATCCGGAATTGACGATGAAGCGATGGCGGCCAGACGACATCTCAAAGGAAAGGCTGCCGGCATGCGCGGTCCGCAATGCGCCCGAGGGCGGCGTGCCGGTGTCGGCGATGATAACAGTCTTGCCCCCGGAAAGCCTCTGATAACGTGACTGCGGCAAAGCTTTGAATGGCTGGCCGGCGGTCTCGTCATATCTGAGCACCGACATCAGCTCATTGGCGAGCGTGGAGGTTGCGCCGTTGAAAAGCGCCAGGTCCCCGTCCTGATGCCGGAAGAACCGCAAAGCCGGATACATGCGGTCGATGCCGGAGATCAGCTTCTGCGGCAGATCATGGCCAAGATTGACGTAAGTCTGCCGCAATGGCAGCAGGTCGAGCAGCAGTTCCAGACCGATGCGCGGATTGCGCGAGATGTGGCCGCCATCCGGGAGAATCTGGCTATCGAATTGACGGTCGAGCGCCTGCGCCGCTCTTCGAAGTGTGGATGCGCGGGCCGGCATGGCGACGGAAGCCATGGCGAGCGCGATGCGCAGCCGGAACAACTCCAGGCCACCGAGCGTATAGGGCGCCATGCGATGCAGGAACCTGACCTGGAAAGCCAGCGACTTCATGAACCGGCGATAGAAGCCACGATCGGCGTTCTGCAGCACAACAGGCGAATGCGACAGCCAGGCGATGACGCGTTGGGCAGTGACGTCGGTCTCCCAGGCAATTCCTTCCATACGGCCGGCATGGATGGAAAGCCAGCTGTCGACGATGGCGCGAGCAGCAGCCGCGCTGCGTTCCGTCTTGTGCGCCCGCATGTGCCGCAGCCAGCCGAAGCTGTGCAAGCGGCTCGCAAAAGGCCGCGAGGGCAGGGTGAAGGTGAAGGGCGATTTGCCGTTGGTTTCCAGCATGCGCCCGGCGAGGAGGAAACGTCCATTGAGAATTTCGTCGGCCACATGCGGATCGATGCCGCGAAGATCGGTGGGGGCGACGATCAGACGCTCGGGCGGTTTGATCGAATGGCGAATGAGCTTCAGGCGCAGCAATGCGACGCGGCGCAAGGCGCGCCGCCAAGCTTCCCGAACATACATGCTCGCAAAACGCCGACCGGACTGCATATTCTATTGTCTATTGACCCTCGTGGTTAAGAATAGGTGAAAAGCGGCCGATTTCATCGCCCGCAATGAATTAATTCGTGACAAAGTTCGAATATACGCAATTTCTGAATTTCAGTTGAGATCATTCGACGGTTCGCAACGCACCGTGGCGATGATGCGAGGATTTCGAATTCCCGCATGGTTGCGCTGGCCTTTGAGCTTGGTCAACCAGCTCGGCGCAGCACGGCCGCGTAAAAGCCGTCGAGACCGGAGGCGATGCCGTCAGGCATTTTCAGCATGGTCGGAAGCGTGCGGAATTCGCCGAGCGGCGTGATCGCCGCTTCGAGACCGGGCCAGTCGCCGGCGTTGATTGCAACGCGCTCGATCGCATTGGTATCGGAAAGAACCCGGGCGACGACCTCCTCGCCCTCGGCGGGATCGAGCGAGCAATTCGAAAACACCAGCGTGCCCAAGGGCTTCAGCAGGGTGAGCGCATGGCGCAGCAACCGCTCCTGCAGCGCCGCCAGCCTGGCGATATCATCCGGCCCCTTGGTCCACAGCACATCGGGATGCCGGCGCGTCGTGCCGGTGGAAGAGCAGGGGGCGTCGAGCAGGATCGCATCGAAGCCTTCTGACGGTTTAAATGTCATTAGGTCTGCCGCGACCGTTTCCGCCTTCAGGGCGAGCCGGTCGAGATTGGAGCGCAGTCGTCTTAGTCGGCTTTCCGACTGATCGAGGGCGGTAACCGCGCCGCCGGCAAGGATGAGCTGTGCCGTCTTGCCGCCGGGCGCAGCACAGAGATCGGCGGCACGTTTGCCGGAGAGATCGCCGAAAAGCCTGGCCGGAATGCTTGCCGCTGCATCCTGCACCCACCACGCGCCTTCATCGAACCCCTCAAGCGATGGAATGCCGCCATCGAAAGCGGCAAGCCGCACGCCGCCGGTGGGCAGGGCAACGCCGTTCAGCCTCTTTGCCCAGCCTTCGGCGTCGGATTTCACCGTCAGGTCGATCGCCGCCGGTTCGAGCTGCGATTGCGAGATCGCCAGCGCTGCGTCGCGGCCATAGGCCTTTTCCAGCCGTGCAAGGAACCAGGACGGCATCGGCGCGACCTTGCCGATCCGCGCCAGCACCTCGTCCTTTTCCCGGCCGAGCCGGCGCAGCACGGCATTGACCAGCTTGGCGAAACGGCGATTGCGCGGATCCTGATTGGCCTGCTCGACGGCAAGATCGACGGCCGAATGATCGGGCACGTCGAGATAGAGAATCTGTGCCGCGCCGATTGCCAGAACGTGATGCAGCGCCCGCGCGCCCTCCGGCAGCGGCGATTCCAGCAGCGAGGCGATGGCCGCATCGATTCGCGGCAGATGGCGTAGCGTCGTGTTCAGAATGGCGCGGACAAGCGCCCGGTCGCTTTCACCGAGCGCCTTGTAGGCAGGATTGCCGTGTTCGTGATCGAGAGCGCCGTCGAGCGGCAGCTTGCGGTCGACGACGGCAGCGAGGATTTTTGCGGCCGCGGCCCGGGCCTGCAGGCCGGGCTTAAGAGGCGCCGATCGGCCGGTCGGGCGGTCGCTGGAGGGTTTCTGCTTACGGAATGGCTTCTTCGTGCCGTCTGAATTCAAGACCACGGACCTCTTGGCGGTTGCGAACCACCGCGACCCGTATTCGGAACAGAGCGCGATTTGCGCGTCGGATTAACAGCACGAACCGGTCCCGTCGAGACATTCATGCCGCTTTGCGCCATCTCCTGCAGCGCGGCAATGCGGTTTTCCGTGTCCGGATGCGTCGAAAACAGATTGTCCATGCGCTCGCCGGAAAGCGGATTGATGATGAACATATGCGCCGTCGCCGGATTGCGCTCGGCATCCTCGTTCGGCACATGGGCCGCGCCACGGGCGATCTTGCCGAGCGCCGAAGCGAGCCAGAGCGGATTGCCGCAGATTTCGGCGCCACGGCGGTCTGCCGAATATTCACGCGTGCGGCTGATCGCCATCTGCACCAGCATGGCGGCGAGCGGCGCTACGATCATTGCGACAAGGACGCCGACGAAGCCGAGCGGATTGTTGTTGTTGTCGCGATTACCGCCGAAGAAGAAGGCGAAATTGCCGAGCATCGAGATCGCCCCGGCAAGCGTTGCCGTTATCGTCATCGTCAGCGTGTCGCGGTTCTGAATATGGGCCAGCTCATGCGCCATCACCCCAGCGACTTCCTCCGGAGACAGGGCCTGGAGCAGACCCGTCGAGGCGGCGACGGCGGCATTTTCGGGATTGCGGCCGGTGGCGAAGGCATTCGGCTGCGGGCTGTCGTAGAGATAGACCTTCGGCATCGGCAGGCCGGCATTCCGGGCGAGATCGCGCACGATCGCAAAGAATTCCGGCGCATTCCGTTCGTCGATCTCATGCGCGCGATAGGCCGCAAGCACCATGCGATCGGAGTTCCAATAGGAGAAGAAATTCATGCCGGCGGCAATGAGAAAGGCGATCATCATGCCGCCCCGACCGCCGATCAGAAAGCCGACGAACATAAAAAGCGCCGTCATGAAGGCAAGCAACATGGCAGTGCGAACGAGGTTCATTGCGAATCTCCAACTCCGATTTCGGCGTCGCAAGCTTTCATTCCCGGCGACCGCGCATTATGATTTGGTTATTCACCCGCCATTTTCAATATTTCCGGCAGGAGAAGGCCATGCAGGAAGCCGATAACGACAATAGCCAACCGCCGACGGCCAACGGATCGGAGCCGCCGCGCAAAATGCTGTCCGCGGCTGCCCAGCGTGCGCTTGCCGAGGCCGAGGAGCGGCGAAAAAACCAGAAGCCGCTGGAGCTGCCGCCGGAGATCGGCGGCCGCGGCGGAGCCGAGCCGGCCCGTTTCGGCGATTACGAGATCAATGGCCGGGCGATCGATTTCTAATGCACGTCGCCCGAACGCGCACAGCGGTTCCGGGACAAAGACATCGATGAAAACAACGGGCTAAAGCGCGTCATGAATCAAATGTGATGCGGCGCGCTGCAGTATGCGCCACGGCCAGAAGAGATGAGCCGCTCCGGTACTCGGAGCGGCTCGATATGTCAGGCCGTCGCCTTGTTCTGCCGATTGGCGATGAGATCATCGACGACCGCGGGATCGGCAAGTGTCGAGGTATCGCCGAGAGCGCCGAAATCGTCCTCGGCGATCTTGCGCAGGATGCGGCGCATGATCTTGCCCGAGCGGGTCTTCGGCAGGCCGGGGGCGAACTGGATCTTGTCAGGCGAGGCGATCGGGCCGATCTCGGCGCGCACATGCTTCACCAGTTCCTGGCGAAGCGTGTCCGTTCCTTCGTGGCCGGCCATCAGCGTCACATAGCAATAGATCCCCTGGCCCTTGATCGCATGCGGATAACCGACGACCGCGGCTTCCGAAACCAGATTGTGCGAGACGAGCGCCGATTCCACCTCCGCGGTGCCGAGCCGATGGCCGGAGACATTGAGAACGTCGTCGACGCGGCCGGTGATCCAGTAATAGCCGTCTTCGTCGCGCCGGCAGCCATCGCCGGTGAAGTACTTGCCCTTATAAGTGGAGAAATAGGTCTGGATGAAGCGCTCGTGATCGCCATAGACCGTGCGCATCTGGCCGGGCCAGCTGTCGGCGATGCAGAGATTGCCGTCGGCGGCCCCTTCCAGCACCTTGCCCTCATTGTCGACCAGTTCAGGCTTGACGCCGAAGAACGGCACCGTCGCCGAACCCGGTTTCAGATCGATCGCACCCGGCAGCGGCGTGATCATGTGGCCGCCGGTTTCCGTCTGCCACCAGGTATCGATCACAGGGCAGCGCTTGTCGCCGACGACATTGTAATACCACTCCCAGGCTTCGGGGTTGATCGGCTCGCCGACCGTGCCGAGCAGGCGCAGCGACGAGCGGGAGGAGCGCGTGACGAAGTCGTCGCCAGCGCCCATCAGCGAACGGATCGCCGTCGGTGCGGTATAGAAGATATTGACCTTGTGCTTGTCGATGACTTCCCAGAAGCGGCCCTGATCGGGGAAATTCGGCACGCCCTCGAACATCAGCGTCGTCGCGCAGTTCGAAAGCGGCCCATAGACGATATAGGAATGGCCGGTGACCCAGCCGACATCGGCCGTGCACCAGTAGATATCGCCATGATGATAGTCGAAGACATATTCATGCGTCATCGAGGCATAGACGAGATAGCCGCCGGTCGTGTGTAGCACGCCCTTCGGCTTGCCGGTCGAACCTGACGTATAGAGAATGAACAGCGGATCTTCCGCCTTCATCTTCACCGGCGGGCATTCCGCCTTCACGGTGGCGACTTCCTGGTGATACCAGAGGTCGCGGCCCGGCGCCCAGCCCGTCTTGCCGCCGGTGCGGCGCACGACCAGCACCTTGCTGACATTGACATGCTGGCGGGCGGCGATGTGGATTGCCGTATCGGTGTTGTCCTTCAGCGGCACCGGCTTGCCGCCGCGCACGCCTTCATCGCAGGTGATGACGAAGGTGGATTCACAGTCGACAATACGTCCCGCCAGGGCCTCGGGGGAGAAGCCGCCGAAGACGACCGAATGCACTGCGCCGATGCGGGCGCAGGCGAGCATCGCGTAAGCCGCTT
This DNA window, taken from Rhizobium etli CFN 42, encodes the following:
- a CDS encoding RsmB/NOP family class I SAM-dependent RNA methyltransferase; amino-acid sequence: MVLNSDGTKKPFRKQKPSSDRPTGRSAPLKPGLQARAAAAKILAAVVDRKLPLDGALDHEHGNPAYKALGESDRALVRAILNTTLRHLPRIDAAIASLLESPLPEGARALHHVLAIGAAQILYLDVPDHSAVDLAVEQANQDPRNRRFAKLVNAVLRRLGREKDEVLARIGKVAPMPSWFLARLEKAYGRDAALAISQSQLEPAAIDLTVKSDAEGWAKRLNGVALPTGGVRLAAFDGGIPSLEGFDEGAWWVQDAAASIPARLFGDLSGKRAADLCAAPGGKTAQLILAGGAVTALDQSESRLRRLRSNLDRLALKAETVAADLMTFKPSEGFDAILLDAPCSSTGTTRRHPDVLWTKGPDDIARLAALQERLLRHALTLLKPLGTLVFSNCSLDPAEGEEVVARVLSDTNAIERVAINAGDWPGLEAAITPLGEFRTLPTMLKMPDGIASGLDGFYAAVLRRAG
- the htpX gene encoding zinc metalloprotease HtpX, translated to MNLVRTAMLLAFMTALFMFVGFLIGGRGGMMIAFLIAAGMNFFSYWNSDRMVLAAYRAHEIDERNAPEFFAIVRDLARNAGLPMPKVYLYDSPQPNAFATGRNPENAAVAASTGLLQALSPEEVAGVMAHELAHIQNRDTLTMTITATLAGAISMLGNFAFFFGGNRDNNNNPLGFVGVLVAMIVAPLAAMLVQMAISRTREYSADRRGAEICGNPLWLASALGKIARGAAHVPNEDAERNPATAHMFIINPLSGERMDNLFSTHPDTENRIAALQEMAQSGMNVSTGPVRAVNPTRKSRSVPNTGRGGSQPPRGPWS
- the acs gene encoding acetate--CoA ligase is translated as MSEKIHPVPKQVKAQALIDKEKYLKWYEESVENPDKFWGKHGKRIDWFKPYTKVKNTSFTGKVSIKWFEDGQTNVSYNCIDRHLKTNGDQVAIIWEGDNPYIDKKITYNELYEHVCRMANVLKKHGVKKGDRVTIYMPMIPEAAYAMLACARIGAVHSVVFGGFSPEALAGRIVDCESTFVITCDEGVRGGKPVPLKDNTDTAIHIAARQHVNVSKVLVVRRTGGKTGWAPGRDLWYHQEVATVKAECPPVKMKAEDPLFILYTSGSTGKPKGVLHTTGGYLVYASMTHEYVFDYHHGDIYWCTADVGWVTGHSYIVYGPLSNCATTLMFEGVPNFPDQGRFWEVIDKHKVNIFYTAPTAIRSLMGAGDDFVTRSSRSSLRLLGTVGEPINPEAWEWYYNVVGDKRCPVIDTWWQTETGGHMITPLPGAIDLKPGSATVPFFGVKPELVDNEGKVLEGAADGNLCIADSWPGQMRTVYGDHERFIQTYFSTYKGKYFTGDGCRRDEDGYYWITGRVDDVLNVSGHRLGTAEVESALVSHNLVSEAAVVGYPHAIKGQGIYCYVTLMAGHEGTDTLRQELVKHVRAEIGPIASPDKIQFAPGLPKTRSGKIMRRILRKIAEDDFGALGDTSTLADPAVVDDLIANRQNKATA
- a CDS encoding heparinase II/III family protein; the protein is MQSGRRFASMYVREAWRRALRRVALLRLKLIRHSIKPPERLIVAPTDLRGIDPHVADEILNGRFLLAGRMLETNGKSPFTFTLPSRPFASRLHSFGWLRHMRAHKTERSAAAARAIVDSWLSIHAGRMEGIAWETDVTAQRVIAWLSHSPVVLQNADRGFYRRFMKSLAFQVRFLHRMAPYTLGGLELFRLRIALAMASVAMPARASTLRRAAQALDRQFDSQILPDGGHISRNPRIGLELLLDLLPLRQTYVNLGHDLPQKLISGIDRMYPALRFFRHQDGDLALFNGATSTLANELMSVLRYDETAGQPFKALPQSRYQRLSGGKTVIIADTGTPPSGALRTAHAGSLSFEMSSGRHRFIVNSGSPKFAGHRYVQMARTTAAHSTVILNDTSSSRFSHSPFLDHAITEPVKTVSVERVETDDGRDSIKLSHDGYLRPFGVLHERELTLNAAGSMVTGHDRLIRREGYGTDEPPKAVARFHIHPSIVLQQSDGESVLLTAPDGESWLFSAPGNEVLISEDIFFADSSGICGSDQIEIDFDLAEKTEIRWFLSRKA
- a CDS encoding DUF1674 domain-containing protein, whose product is MQEADNDNSQPPTANGSEPPRKMLSAAAQRALAEAEERRKNQKPLELPPEIGGRGGAEPARFGDYEINGRAIDF